A window of Clostridia bacterium contains these coding sequences:
- a CDS encoding glucose-1-phosphate adenylyltransferase, with amino-acid sequence MPKKEIIAMLLAGGQGSRLGALTKKIAKPAVSFGGKYRIIDFSLSNCVNSEIDTVGVLTQYKPLLLNSYIGIGTAWDLDNAFGGVHILPPFVGEDGGTWYKGTANAVYQNIDFINHYDPDYVLIISGDHIYQMDYRLMLNFHKEKNADLTISVIEVPWQEASRFGIMTCDAGGRIVKFSEKPAKPDSNLASMGIYIFNWPVLRQALIEDEENPASEHDFGKNVIPMLLNQGKRLYAYRFQGYWRDVGTIESYYEANMALLREEPELDLYGGPRVFSNSDVLAPHYLGPQAKVVDSLVSNGCIVLGEVVNSILAPGVLIGERAVIRDSIILPNAAVGEGARLSRAIVMESVRVEPGCLVQPDLPGKIAVVDEQLCQETLSFREALA; translated from the coding sequence ATGCCGAAAAAAGAGATTATCGCCATGTTACTGGCCGGAGGCCAGGGGAGCCGGTTAGGGGCCCTCACCAAAAAGATTGCCAAACCCGCCGTTTCCTTCGGCGGGAAATATCGCATCATCGATTTCAGCTTGAGCAATTGTGTGAATTCCGAGATCGATACGGTGGGAGTCCTCACCCAGTATAAACCCCTGCTATTAAATTCCTACATCGGCATTGGCACCGCCTGGGACCTGGACAATGCTTTCGGTGGGGTGCATATCCTGCCGCCTTTTGTGGGGGAGGACGGGGGCACCTGGTACAAGGGTACGGCCAACGCCGTTTACCAGAATATCGATTTTATCAACCATTATGATCCGGACTACGTGCTGATCATTTCCGGGGACCACATTTACCAGATGGATTACCGGTTAATGCTGAATTTTCATAAGGAAAAGAACGCGGACTTGACCATTTCCGTCATTGAAGTGCCCTGGCAGGAGGCTTCCAGGTTCGGGATCATGACTTGCGATGCCGGCGGCCGGATCGTGAAATTCAGTGAAAAGCCCGCCAAACCTGACAGTAATCTGGCTTCCATGGGCATTTACATTTTTAACTGGCCCGTACTGCGCCAAGCCCTGATCGAAGATGAAGAAAACCCGGCCTCGGAGCATGACTTCGGCAAAAATGTGATTCCCATGCTGCTGAACCAGGGCAAGCGGCTCTATGCCTACCGTTTTCAAGGTTACTGGCGGGATGTGGGCACCATTGAGAGCTATTATGAAGCCAACATGGCTCTTTTACGGGAGGAGCCGGAGCTGGATCTTTACGGGGGACCCAGGGTATTCTCCAACTCCGATGTGCTGGCGCCCCATTATTTAGGCCCCCAAGCCAAGGTGGTGGACAGCCTGGTCAGCAACGGGTGTATTGTCCTCGGTGAAGTGGTCAATTCCATCCTGGCACCGGGGGTTCTGATCGGGGAGAGAGCGGTAATCCGGGATTCCATTATCCTGCCGAATGCCGCGGTGGGAGAGGGAGCTCGTTTGTCCCGGGCCATTGTCATGGAAAGCGTGCGCGTGGAGCCGGGCTGCCTGGTCCAACCGGACTTGCCGGGCAAAATTGCCGTCGTGGATGAGCAGTTGTGCCAGGAGACTTTATCCTTCCGGGAAGCCCTGGCGTAG
- the glgD gene encoding glucose-1-phosphate adenylyltransferase subunit GlgD, producing the protein MGHVIGLIDSGCPAVEMMGLTTGRPLGALPFGGRYRLLDFSLSNMVNSGLRTVGIITPFHYRSVLDHLRAGKEWLLDRKTGGLFILPGYGREGKSLRFSLRDLVFNADFFHKDRAEHVIMSCSNLVINIHLAEAVEFHVGAGADATLIYLDAAGAVQEEPQGLFVESGKDDRIRAIEAKPGPGYKLFLDMLVIRKKFLWELLQSRGPAPEVDLLAVLRELLAEARVLGFPFSGYVGRVYSVQSYFRCSMDLLQPHIRQELFMGPRRIHTKIADNPPTRYGARALVTNSLVASGCKIEGRVENSIIFRNVYVSPGAEIKNSILLQKSWVGKNACLENTILDKFVRVKDREQLQGNEESPVVIAKAALGKTGGEIA; encoded by the coding sequence ATGGGACATGTTATCGGGTTAATTGACAGCGGTTGTCCCGCCGTGGAAATGATGGGATTGACCACCGGCCGGCCCCTGGGCGCGTTGCCCTTCGGGGGCAGGTACCGGCTGCTGGATTTTTCTTTATCCAATATGGTGAATTCGGGACTGCGGACCGTCGGCATCATCACTCCCTTTCATTACCGTTCGGTGCTGGACCACCTGCGGGCGGGAAAAGAATGGCTATTGGATCGGAAAACGGGCGGCTTGTTTATCTTGCCCGGTTACGGCAGGGAGGGCAAAAGCCTGCGGTTTTCTTTAAGGGATCTCGTTTTCAATGCCGATTTTTTCCACAAAGACCGGGCGGAGCATGTGATCATGAGCTGCAGCAACCTGGTGATTAACATTCATTTGGCGGAAGCCGTGGAGTTCCACGTAGGCGCCGGGGCTGACGCTACTTTGATCTACCTGGACGCTGCCGGTGCGGTACAGGAGGAACCGCAAGGGCTTTTTGTGGAGTCGGGGAAAGATGACCGGATCCGGGCCATTGAGGCAAAACCGGGGCCGGGGTACAAGTTGTTCCTCGACATGCTGGTCATCAGGAAGAAATTCTTATGGGAACTGCTCCAAAGCCGCGGGCCGGCGCCGGAGGTGGATTTGCTGGCCGTGCTGCGGGAGCTGCTGGCGGAGGCCAGGGTGCTCGGTTTTCCTTTCTCCGGTTATGTGGGCCGGGTGTACTCGGTACAGAGTTATTTCCGGTGCAGCATGGATTTGCTGCAGCCCCACATCCGGCAGGAGCTGTTCATGGGTCCCCGCCGGATCCATACGAAAATTGCCGATAACCCGCCCACCCGCTACGGCGCCCGGGCCCTGGTGACCAATTCCCTGGTGGCATCCGGCTGCAAAATTGAAGGACGGGTGGAAAACAGCATTATTTTCCGGAATGTGTATGTCAGTCCCGGTGCGGAGATCAAGAATTCCATCCTGCTGCAAAAAAGCTGGGTCGGGAAAAATGCCTGTTTAGAAAACACCATCCTGGATAAGTTCGTGCGGGTCAAGGACCGGGAGCAGCTGCAGGGGAATGAGGAAAGCCCGGTGGTGATTGCCAAGGCCGCCTTGGGAAAAACAGGGGGAGAGATCGCATGA
- a CDS encoding glycogen/starch/alpha-glucan phosphorylase, translating to MFATKESFCEAYLAKFAETHGKSFEESTPWERYQTLVLLVKEWFAENWVETNNAYTRDQVKQVYYFSMEFLIGKLLSYYLLNLDIKETVEAGLKDLGTSLAELAEVEKDAGLGNGGLGRLAACFLDAMAFLGIPGHGNGIRYKYGLFQQKIVNGYQAEVPDNWLNNGYPWEIRKPDKAVVVKFKGDVKISLVDGKLTFRHENYEPILAVPYDIPIVSYENYGTINTLRLWSAEPMVEEFDLASFYRGEFSKALSYKSEVEAISNILYPDDSSQAGRELRLKQEYFFVAAGLGSIVRRYKKKNGSLKDFHRKIAVHINDTHPALCIPELMRILMDEEGLGWEEAWNITVNTISYTNHTIMPEALEKWPVDIFKYLLPRIYMIVEEIDRRYRLEMQEKFPGNRELIERTAVIRDGQVWMANLAVIGSHAVNGVSRLHTRILQEHLLKDFHTIYPYKINNKTNGVSHRRFLLEANPKLAALISEAIGTGWITRAEELEKLLAYQDDAAFLEKLAQVKQHNKEQLAEIIAAKMGIRVDPASVFDIQVKRIHAYKRQLLNVLRIMDLYNRLKENPQLPIHPHTFIFGGKAAPGYHYAKTVIKLINTVAHKVNRDPDVAGKMKVIFLENFNVSLAEKIYPAAEISQQISTASREASGTGNMKFMLNGAITLGTLDGANVEIKEAVGEDNIFIFGLKAEQVMQFYRKGGYNAWEEYHAYPRLRKVVDQLINGFFSEAEGEFRVIYDSLLRDNDEFFVLKDFCPYVETWQRLNQLYSNRRTWQKTSLINIAKGGLFAADRTVKEYAEDIWRVPYRT from the coding sequence TACCTGCTGAACCTGGATATCAAAGAGACGGTGGAGGCAGGTCTTAAAGACCTGGGAACCAGCCTGGCAGAATTGGCGGAAGTGGAAAAGGACGCCGGGTTGGGCAACGGGGGCCTGGGCAGGCTGGCGGCATGTTTCTTGGATGCCATGGCTTTCCTGGGTATCCCCGGGCACGGCAACGGCATCCGGTACAAGTACGGCCTGTTTCAGCAGAAGATTGTCAACGGCTACCAGGCCGAGGTGCCGGATAACTGGCTTAATAACGGTTATCCCTGGGAAATCAGGAAACCGGACAAGGCCGTGGTAGTTAAATTCAAAGGAGATGTCAAAATTAGCCTGGTGGACGGCAAGCTCACCTTCCGCCACGAGAATTATGAACCCATCCTGGCGGTACCTTACGATATTCCCATCGTCAGTTACGAGAATTACGGGACCATCAATACCCTCCGCCTCTGGAGTGCGGAGCCCATGGTGGAGGAATTTGACCTGGCCAGCTTTTACCGCGGGGAGTTCAGTAAAGCCCTGAGCTACAAGTCCGAAGTGGAGGCCATTTCCAATATCCTTTACCCCGATGACAGCAGCCAGGCCGGCCGGGAGCTCAGGCTGAAACAGGAGTATTTCTTCGTGGCTGCCGGTTTAGGTTCCATTGTGCGGCGGTACAAGAAAAAGAACGGCTCTTTGAAAGATTTCCACCGAAAAATTGCGGTACACATCAATGATACCCACCCGGCCCTGTGTATTCCTGAACTTATGCGGATCCTGATGGATGAAGAAGGCCTGGGATGGGAAGAAGCTTGGAACATTACCGTCAACACCATTTCCTACACCAACCATACCATTATGCCCGAGGCGTTGGAAAAATGGCCGGTGGATATTTTTAAATACCTACTGCCCCGGATCTACATGATTGTGGAAGAAATCGACCGGCGTTACCGGCTGGAGATGCAGGAAAAATTCCCCGGCAACCGGGAGCTCATCGAGCGGACGGCGGTGATCCGGGACGGGCAGGTCTGGATGGCCAATTTGGCGGTCATCGGCAGCCATGCGGTGAACGGGGTGTCGCGCCTGCATACCCGGATCCTCCAAGAACACTTATTGAAGGACTTCCACACCATCTATCCCTACAAAATCAACAACAAGACCAATGGAGTCAGCCACCGGCGTTTCCTCCTGGAAGCCAATCCTAAACTGGCGGCTTTGATTTCGGAAGCCATTGGGACCGGCTGGATCACCAGGGCGGAGGAGTTGGAAAAGCTGTTGGCCTACCAGGATGACGCAGCTTTTTTGGAAAAGCTGGCCCAAGTGAAACAGCATAATAAAGAGCAGCTGGCGGAAATCATTGCCGCCAAAATGGGTATCCGGGTGGATCCGGCTTCCGTTTTCGATATCCAGGTCAAGCGGATTCACGCCTACAAGAGGCAGCTCCTGAACGTACTGCGCATCATGGATTTATACAACCGGTTAAAGGAAAACCCGCAGCTGCCCATCCATCCTCACACCTTTATTTTCGGCGGCAAGGCCGCACCCGGCTATCACTACGCCAAAACCGTCATTAAGCTCATCAATACTGTAGCCCACAAAGTCAACCGGGATCCGGACGTAGCCGGCAAGATGAAAGTGATTTTCCTGGAAAATTTCAACGTCTCCTTAGCGGAAAAGATCTACCCGGCGGCGGAAATCAGCCAGCAGATTTCCACTGCCAGCCGGGAAGCTTCCGGGACGGGCAACATGAAGTTCATGCTCAACGGGGCCATTACGTTGGGCACCTTGGACGGGGCCAATGTGGAAATCAAAGAAGCCGTCGGCGAAGACAACATTTTTATCTTCGGTCTGAAAGCGGAGCAAGTGATGCAGTTTTACCGGAAAGGGGGGTACAATGCCTGGGAGGAATACCATGCTTATCCTCGTTTGCGCAAGGTAGTGGACCAGTTGATCAATGGTTTCTTCAGCGAGGCGGAAGGGGAGTTTCGGGTCATCTACGATTCCCTCTTACGGGATAATGATGAATTCTTCGTTTTAAAGGATTTTTGCCCCTACGTGGAAACCTGGCAGCGGCTGAACCAGCTTTACAGCAACCGGAGGACCTGGCAGAAAACTTCTCTCATCAACATTGCCAAAGGGGGCTTGTTTGCCGCCGACCGCACCGTGAAGGAATATGCGGAGGACATTTGGCGGGTTCCTTACCGTACCTGA